CGGTCCGCGGATCGGAGGACCTTGCTGATGCATTGTGGGTAAAGGCGGCGGACCATAGGGACCGACCGTGTTGCCGTCAATGGGCGCCCGCGGCGGAAAGCGCCGGTGGATCGACCCAGCCAATATGCCCGTCCGGCCGGCGATAGACCAGATTGACACGCCCATGTCCGGCGTGCCGGAACACCACCGCGGCCGCGCCGGTCAGGTCGAGTTCCCGAACCGCGTCGCCGACCGAGAGTCGTTTGAGCGCGGTCATCGATTCGGCGACGATCGCGGGATTGACGGCGACGGCCGGCGCTTCGCTCTCAGGGGGCACCACGACCCCGTCGCTCGGCGCTGCACCCGTCACTTCGTCGCGACGGCTCGGATGATCTTTGAGGCGTCGCTTGTAGCGCCGCAACCGTTTCTCGATGCGCGTCGCGGCCTGGTCGGCGCTCGCATAAGCATCGGCAGCGACCGCCTTGGCTTCGAGAGTCATCCCGGAATCAAGATGCAAGGCGCATTCGGTACGAAATCCAAATCCGTCCTTGCCGATCGTCACGTGCCCAGAATAGCCCCCGTCGAAATATTTCTCCAACGCTTCGCCAATCCGTGCGCTCACTCGTTGGCGCAGGGCCTCGCCAATGGCGATGTTCTTTCCCGACACCCGAAACGCCATCTCCTTGCTCGCTTTCTTTCTGCCTCCGTGCTCCGCCCCCCGCACTCTTTAAAGAGTCCACTCAAGCAGCTGCGCCGTCAA
This genomic interval from Alphaproteobacteria bacterium contains the following:
- the raiA gene encoding ribosome-associated translation inhibitor RaiA, which translates into the protein MAFRVSGKNIAIGEALRQRVSARIGEALEKYFDGGYSGHVTIGKDGFGFRTECALHLDSGMTLEAKAVAADAYASADQAATRIEKRLRRYKRRLKDHPSRRDEVTGAAPSDGVVVPPESEAPAVAVNPAIVAESMTALKRLSVGDAVRELDLTGAAAVVFRHAGHGRVNLVYRRPDGHIGWVDPPALSAAGAH